Proteins encoded by one window of Candidatus Obscuribacterales bacterium:
- a CDS encoding DUF4064 domain-containing protein produces MQSSWNDPINSQNPSAGGSSGTSSDSSDPAYETTPPKPYDHNVPNFPQGHGEATNLAQQAAEQNMDWKVTWDLTNPMGMGNDVYNGLHQWYTDDIFDNLFAGIGQLFGKWLYEFITGWMCDVVRFLTGALATFVLNPNIANNVAQGKDDISLSVHKMADIMMSIAIDLLLLLFILCIWKYWAEANWRGMLNPMGSVMRLISTAGVLLAWPTVYSFVTELANQMIKAIWFNTADSMAEFDQAIVTIIKAGLVDTAAGLVSALAPVMGTVGTNVGFGGWVLGAVGGTVSFAAELIFGLLTAIIIGQLLVILMLKAVQTAILIAQYMFAPLFIVFFAVPDTESFTVKYMYSFVIVSLWTFVWLALFRLLIIVLNSANNPWGKILLVLGILQLMIQGPAFMMSGSIEPKLSFLDAKDIIDKVRGVPGVAAGAVSSLWKGVQGGPTPVPSSSTINASASPAFAAYGANQAMPAGAAAGGTGPALATAGSAAATNTPGQPLGLPGPRILGLGGPSAPGTPGGGPNPTPGPTPGLGGGGATFSSAGATTASAGATGTPLTGQGPTIGGGPGGVGAGAMPPGKQAQTAFNAADIFGPKTKFKNDIGSFVGDIADGDVGIAYGENDKAGYVFDSKSDLKQINIPQGSSQEDIGRRVLVGASARLINSNDLAKHTAEHGSQKMGYDAPQSGDLQRANIEGKDYKESTIGKFRAREGAQRYAVEGAEAYYRNEKGNDYTAMLRQMHGDWSGDRQADVDSMMVDTQRPDSPWNASYGTVGDNLSSLAMKPTVQNRAAAGNPWIMSMNKGQQAKAIRAVSAYIQAQPGVAGLEGAELSSTLGNLSNSLDAQDVDVITQVYVKSNGAELPTLNQDIKAGIQTLTSSGHIRQAGTAYSILGSYSGKSTVRSRIEAGVNFIQAARDAGMSEMQLQHKDMVEVGKLIDNFTANNETEIIPDLAVSAKVLGAGDTTVNTAYTVNAMRTQNWDVSRINAQQLRAAETILNNGGIPSMSAVNSMLGNRGPKGRNP; encoded by the coding sequence GTGCAAAGTTCTTGGAACGATCCAATCAACAGTCAAAATCCATCTGCCGGTGGCAGCTCAGGCACCAGCAGTGACTCGAGTGATCCGGCTTACGAAACAACGCCACCAAAACCATATGACCACAATGTGCCTAATTTTCCGCAAGGTCATGGTGAGGCGACAAATTTAGCTCAGCAGGCTGCTGAACAAAACATGGACTGGAAAGTCACTTGGGACTTAACCAATCCAATGGGCATGGGCAATGACGTCTACAACGGCTTGCACCAGTGGTACACAGATGACATTTTCGATAACCTGTTTGCAGGCATTGGTCAACTATTCGGCAAATGGCTTTATGAGTTTATTACTGGATGGATGTGCGACGTAGTGCGCTTCCTTACAGGAGCTCTTGCTACATTCGTTTTGAACCCAAATATTGCCAACAACGTTGCGCAAGGGAAAGACGACATCTCATTGTCGGTGCACAAGATGGCCGACATCATGATGTCCATCGCCATAGATCTTTTGCTCTTGCTGTTCATACTTTGTATTTGGAAGTATTGGGCAGAAGCTAATTGGAGAGGCATGCTCAACCCGATGGGTTCTGTCATGCGCCTCATCTCTACTGCCGGCGTATTGCTTGCTTGGCCGACCGTCTATTCATTCGTTACTGAATTAGCCAACCAGATGATCAAAGCTATTTGGTTTAACACTGCAGACAGCATGGCTGAATTTGATCAAGCTATAGTCACCATCATCAAAGCAGGTCTGGTTGACACTGCAGCCGGATTGGTTTCAGCCTTGGCGCCAGTCATGGGTACAGTGGGTACCAACGTCGGCTTCGGCGGTTGGGTATTAGGTGCGGTAGGCGGTACGGTTTCATTTGCCGCCGAACTTATTTTTGGTCTTTTAACAGCAATCATCATTGGGCAATTGCTTGTAATTCTCATGCTCAAGGCAGTTCAAACAGCAATTCTCATTGCTCAATATATGTTCGCGCCTTTGTTCATTGTATTTTTCGCAGTGCCTGACACTGAAAGCTTTACAGTTAAGTACATGTACAGCTTCGTGATTGTAAGTCTCTGGACTTTTGTCTGGCTTGCATTATTTAGGCTGCTCATTATTGTCTTGAATTCAGCAAATAATCCTTGGGGCAAAATTTTGCTTGTGCTTGGAATTTTGCAATTGATGATTCAAGGGCCGGCATTCATGATGTCCGGCTCGATTGAACCAAAACTTTCTTTCCTTGATGCAAAAGACATTATCGATAAAGTTAGAGGTGTTCCAGGAGTAGCTGCCGGTGCTGTTTCCAGCCTGTGGAAAGGCGTGCAAGGCGGACCTACACCAGTACCATCTTCCAGCACAATTAATGCCAGTGCTTCGCCGGCATTTGCCGCTTACGGTGCCAATCAGGCTATGCCGGCTGGTGCCGCCGCTGGTGGTACCGGACCTGCTCTTGCAACTGCCGGATCCGCTGCTGCAACTAATACGCCTGGGCAACCTCTGGGATTGCCTGGTCCGAGAATACTTGGATTGGGTGGACCTTCTGCTCCAGGAACGCCAGGCGGTGGACCCAATCCAACTCCGGGACCGACACCGGGACTTGGTGGTGGTGGCGCTACTTTCTCAAGCGCGGGTGCGACAACTGCTTCAGCTGGTGCTACAGGTACTCCGCTTACAGGACAAGGACCAACTATTGGTGGCGGACCTGGAGGCGTAGGTGCAGGCGCAATGCCGCCTGGCAAACAAGCTCAAACAGCTTTCAATGCCGCTGATATCTTTGGACCGAAGACCAAATTCAAGAATGACATCGGTAGCTTCGTCGGTGATATCGCGGATGGCGATGTTGGAATTGCTTATGGTGAAAATGATAAGGCAGGTTACGTCTTTGACAGTAAGAGTGATTTGAAGCAAATAAATATTCCGCAAGGCTCAAGCCAGGAAGACATCGGTAGACGTGTTCTTGTCGGCGCCAGCGCTAGACTTATTAATAGCAATGATTTGGCTAAGCACACAGCTGAACATGGTTCCCAGAAAATGGGATACGATGCTCCGCAATCCGGTGACTTACAGAGAGCAAATATCGAAGGCAAAGACTATAAAGAATCTACAATCGGTAAATTCCGTGCACGTGAGGGTGCGCAGCGTTATGCCGTTGAAGGTGCCGAGGCTTATTATCGCAATGAGAAGGGCAACGACTATACTGCGATGCTCAGGCAAATGCACGGCGATTGGAGCGGCGACAGACAGGCTGATGTCGACTCGATGATGGTTGATACTCAAAGACCTGATTCACCATGGAATGCATCCTATGGCACCGTCGGTGATAACTTATCTTCGCTTGCTATGAAACCAACCGTTCAGAATAGAGCTGCCGCAGGCAATCCATGGATTATGTCCATGAACAAAGGTCAGCAAGCAAAAGCTATTAGAGCAGTATCTGCTTATATACAAGCACAACCTGGCGTTGCCGGATTGGAAGGTGCCGAGCTAAGTTCGACGCTTGGAAATTTGTCCAACAGTCTAGATGCTCAAGATGTGGACGTGATCACGCAAGTCTACGTCAAGTCGAACGGCGCTGAATTGCCGACACTCAATCAAGATATTAAGGCAGGCATTCAGACTCTGACCAGTAGCGGACATATAAGACAAGCCGGCACAGCTTATTCAATTCTAGGTAGCTACTCCGGCAAGTCTACTGTCAGATCGCGCATTGAAGCTGGAGTGAATTTCATTCAAGCCGCTCGCGACGCCGGCATGAGTGAAATGCAGCTCCAACACAAAGACATGGTCGAAGTAGGCAAACTAATAG
- a CDS encoding replication-associated recombination protein A: MDSKQPLAERMRPTDLDEFVGQDRLLAEGGLLRQMVEGDQLSSFILWGPPGTGKTTLARIIANKTNSKWVSFSAVIAGIKEIKALMAEAEVFMNFEKRRTVLFVDEIHRFNKAQQDAFLPYVENGTIVLIGATTENPSFEINSALLSRLKVFVLDELGVDDVVFILRRALEDKVRGLGNESLVVSDDLLSFLATYASGDARTALNSLELAVLVAKRRGANELSEADIKQAVQQAVLKYDKDGEHHFNLISALHKSIRNSDVDASLYWLARMLEAGEDPLYIARRLVRFASEDIGLAAPQALPQAVSAMQAVELIGMPECKIALAQSVVYMATAPKSNSVYAAYNSAAKDALNTVQHPVPLHLRNAPTKLMKEIGYSSGYKYAHDYEGGKADMDCMPKELKGRKYYVPTKRGFEGKLPGDASA; this comes from the coding sequence ATGGACTCGAAACAGCCACTAGCAGAGCGTATGCGTCCTACCGACCTCGATGAGTTCGTCGGCCAGGATAGGCTTTTGGCTGAGGGTGGGCTTTTGCGGCAGATGGTTGAAGGTGACCAGCTTTCGTCTTTCATTCTGTGGGGTCCGCCGGGTACTGGAAAGACTACTTTGGCTCGGATAATTGCCAATAAGACAAACAGTAAATGGGTTTCTTTTTCGGCGGTTATTGCCGGCATTAAAGAAATTAAGGCGCTGATGGCTGAAGCTGAAGTCTTCATGAATTTTGAAAAGCGGCGGACTGTTTTGTTTGTCGATGAGATTCATCGCTTCAATAAGGCGCAACAAGATGCGTTTTTGCCTTACGTGGAAAACGGCACAATTGTTTTAATTGGTGCAACAACTGAAAATCCTTCTTTTGAAATCAATTCGGCTTTGCTTTCTCGATTGAAAGTATTTGTCCTGGATGAATTAGGAGTGGATGATGTCGTTTTTATTTTGCGTCGCGCTTTGGAAGACAAAGTTCGTGGTTTGGGCAATGAATCTTTGGTGGTATCAGATGACTTGCTGAGTTTTTTAGCTACTTACGCGTCTGGCGATGCACGAACTGCGCTTAACAGTTTGGAATTGGCGGTCTTGGTTGCAAAAAGACGTGGCGCAAATGAGTTGTCTGAAGCGGATATAAAACAAGCGGTTCAACAAGCTGTACTGAAGTATGACAAAGACGGCGAACATCATTTCAATTTGATTTCCGCACTGCATAAGTCAATTCGTAATTCCGATGTTGATGCGTCGTTGTATTGGTTGGCTAGAATGTTGGAAGCGGGCGAAGATCCTTTATACATTGCCAGACGTCTTGTCAGATTTGCATCGGAAGATATTGGGCTTGCTGCTCCGCAAGCATTGCCTCAGGCAGTCTCAGCCATGCAGGCGGTTGAACTCATCGGTATGCCTGAATGCAAAATTGCTTTAGCGCAGTCTGTTGTTTACATGGCAACTGCTCCAAAATCAAATAGCGTGTACGCGGCTTACAATTCGGCCGCTAAAGATGCTTTGAATACGGTTCAGCATCCAGTGCCATTGCATCTGCGCAACGCACCGACGAAGTTAATGAAAGAGATTGGTTATTCGTCCGGATACAAATATGCCCATGATTATGAAGGGGGCAAAGCGGATATGGACTGTATGCCCAAGGAATTAAAGGGCAGAAAATATTACGTGCCGACTAAACGCGGCTTTGAAGGTAAGCTTCCGGGTGACGCTTCGGCTTAG
- the uvrC gene encoding excinuclease ABC subunit UvrC gives MARKSAGSEEPSREKKLSDELERQLASLPDTPGVYLFKDEDQEIVYIGKALSLRSRVKSYWNSTGWRERPKLLVMMPKIVCIETILTNSEKEALILESTLVRRHRPRYNVALKDDKRYPWLAITYDEPFPRLIMVREPSKFRKTNPKAKVFGPYVEAGLMWQTVRILRKVFPMRQKRTPPFKDRPCMNYHIGLCLAPCQKLVGEAEYDIMVGQVEMFLAGRQNEVLDLMKRQMTVASKELEYEKAAKIRNRIRALETVVERQQVFVADKKLSQDVLAEAHTEKTVAICLLRVREGMLVASDTYTLPLVEKTSAQEAFQSFVDQYYTACEDVAVPKEVLVSLDLEDTEALTEMLTGKAKRNVKVITPKKGRKSELIDLAMKNAQSHLMQMLEEETHEDQKTALLLSNLKEELNLSKLPRRIECFDISNIQGVDNVASMVVFQNAQSKKSDYRTFKIRGVEGEANDFASMKEVVGRRYKRITEEGKSMPDLIIIDGGKGQLGAAKEALTELGINDIDIVGLAKKQEEVYLPGKSDPVLLPRRGEALHLLQRVRDEAHRFAVTFHRKRRAKRSLVSGMDDLPGVGPQRRKLLLDHFGSFDKIKQATVVELAEVPGVSAKLAASIHAVLHKADA, from the coding sequence TTGGCAAGGAAGAGCGCAGGCTCTGAAGAGCCCAGTCGCGAGAAGAAATTAAGTGACGAGTTGGAACGGCAGCTTGCCTCCCTTCCGGACACTCCTGGCGTGTACCTATTTAAGGACGAAGACCAAGAAATTGTATATATAGGAAAGGCTTTAAGCCTCAGATCGCGTGTTAAATCCTATTGGAATAGCACCGGCTGGCGCGAGCGCCCTAAGCTCTTAGTTATGATGCCGAAAATAGTGTGCATCGAAACTATCTTGACCAATTCCGAAAAGGAAGCGCTCATCCTTGAGTCTACTTTGGTGAGACGTCATAGACCCCGATACAATGTGGCGCTCAAAGACGATAAGCGTTATCCGTGGTTGGCTATTACTTATGATGAACCTTTTCCACGTCTGATCATGGTGAGAGAGCCATCAAAGTTTCGCAAGACAAATCCTAAAGCGAAAGTATTCGGCCCATACGTAGAAGCTGGTTTGATGTGGCAGACAGTGCGAATTTTGCGCAAGGTTTTTCCTATGCGTCAAAAGAGAACTCCGCCATTTAAAGATCGTCCGTGCATGAATTATCACATCGGTCTTTGTCTAGCTCCTTGCCAGAAACTAGTTGGTGAGGCTGAATACGACATCATGGTCGGCCAAGTTGAGATGTTTTTGGCCGGGCGCCAGAATGAAGTTCTGGATCTAATGAAAAGACAGATGACTGTAGCGTCCAAGGAACTTGAGTACGAAAAGGCTGCTAAGATTCGTAACCGTATTCGCGCATTGGAGACAGTAGTTGAGAGGCAACAAGTATTTGTTGCAGACAAAAAACTCAGTCAAGATGTGCTTGCCGAAGCGCACACCGAAAAGACCGTAGCCATTTGTTTGTTGCGTGTCAGAGAAGGTATGTTGGTTGCTTCCGATACTTATACTTTACCGCTGGTGGAAAAGACAAGCGCGCAGGAAGCTTTTCAGAGTTTCGTTGATCAGTACTACACTGCTTGCGAAGACGTCGCAGTGCCGAAAGAAGTTTTGGTCAGCCTTGATCTTGAAGATACGGAAGCATTGACGGAAATGCTCACCGGTAAAGCCAAAAGGAACGTTAAAGTTATTACACCGAAAAAAGGACGCAAGTCAGAATTAATTGATCTTGCAATGAAAAATGCGCAATCGCACTTGATGCAAATGCTTGAAGAAGAAACGCATGAAGATCAAAAGACGGCGCTCTTATTGTCTAATCTCAAGGAAGAACTCAATTTAAGTAAATTGCCTCGTCGAATTGAGTGCTTCGACATTTCAAACATTCAAGGCGTGGACAACGTTGCTTCGATGGTTGTTTTCCAAAACGCGCAAAGCAAGAAATCAGACTACCGGACTTTTAAAATCCGCGGAGTAGAAGGTGAAGCTAACGACTTTGCTTCAATGAAAGAAGTTGTTGGCCGGCGCTATAAGCGCATCACGGAAGAGGGCAAATCAATGCCTGACCTCATTATTATTGATGGTGGAAAAGGACAACTTGGTGCGGCGAAAGAAGCGCTCACTGAATTAGGTATCAATGATATCGATATTGTTGGCTTAGCCAAAAAACAGGAAGAAGTTTACCTACCTGGCAAATCTGATCCGGTACTTCTTCCGCGCAGGGGTGAGGCATTGCACTTACTGCAACGTGTACGAGACGAAGCGCACAGATTCGCAGTTACCTTTCACCGCAAGCGCCGCGCGAAAAGATCATTAGTTTCCGGGATGGACGATTTACCAGGTGTTGGACCTCAGCGCAGAAAATTGCTACTGGATCACTTTGGTTCATTCGACAAAATAAAACAAGCAACTGTAGTGGAGTTGGCAGAAGTTCCTGGAGTTTCTGCCAAACTGGCAGCCAGTATTCATGCCGTACTCCACAAAGCAGATGCTTAG